The sequence GCTGCGACGCGACCGTGCGCCTCTGCCGACGGGCACCGCGCCCACGGTGGGCTTCGGGCGGCGCTACTGGTGGGTGGTGGCCGTCGAGGCGGTCGTCGGAGTGGCCGGGATCCTTGCCATCAGATTCCTCTTGCACGCCCCGCACGTGACGGTCGCCTGGATCGCGCTCGTGGTCGGGCTGCATTTCTTTGGACTCGCGGCCGTGTGGCGGCTGACAGCGCTTCGTTGGCTGGGTGCAGGAATGTCCGCGTGCGGCGCCGCGGGGCTGGCACTGGGCGCCTACGGTGCCTCCCCGGCGACCATCGCCGCGATCGCGGGAGTCGCCCCCGGGGCTCTGCTGCTCAGCTCCGTATGGTGGGGCGCCTTGAATCACGCCGAGCGCCGGGACGCGCCCCATTGATTTCCCCGCTCCTCCCGGCCGCCTCCACGGACCTCTGGCCCCGTCTCCATTCTCTGACTAGAGTCAGAGAATGGAGACGGGGCAGGGACAGATCAACCAGGTGCGGCAGTTCAACCGGACCGTCACCGAACGCGTGGGCGTACTCCACGACCACTACCTCGGCCTGGACCGGCCCATCGGCGAGGCCCGACTGCTCTGGGAGATCGGCGAACAGGGCGAGGACGTACGGCGGTTGCGCGAGCGCCTCGGGCTCGATTCCGGATACGTCAGTCGTCTGCTGCGCTCTTTGGAGAGCGACGGCCTGGTGACGGTGGAGCCTCAGCCCCGGGACAGACGGGTGCGCACGGTCCGGCTCACCGACGCGGGACGCGCGGAGCGCGCCGTGCTCGACGGCCGCAGCGACGAGTTGGCCGGCTCCCTTCTGGAGCCGCTCAACACGGCGCAGCGCGCCCGGCTCGTCGCCGCCATGGCCGAGGTCGATCGGCTGCTGACCGCCGGGACGGTCACACTGAACGTCGTCGACCCGGACCACCCCGACGCCCAGCACTGCCTGAGGTCCTACTTCACCGAGTTGCAGGAGCGCTTCGAGACCGGCTTCGACCCGGCACACAGCCTGCTGCCCGACGCGGGTGAACTCAAGCCGCCGTACGGCCTGTTCCTTCTCGCCCGACTGCACGGCGAGCCCGTCGGCTGCGCCGGTCTGAAGCTACCGGCCGGCGCCCCCGCCGAGATCAAGCGCATGTGGGTGGCGCCCGATGCCCGCAGGCTCGGCCTCGGCCGCCGGTTCCTGGCCGAGCTGGAGGCGCAGGCCGCCGGGTACGGCCGCGCCGTCCTGCGCCTGGACACCAACAAGGCCCTCAGCGCCGCGCTCGGCCTGTACCGCTCCTGCGGCTTCCACGAGGTCGCCGCCTTCAACGACGAGCCGTACGCCCACCACTGGTTCGAGAAGCGGATCGGCGGAGCGTCGTCGAGGTGAGGGCCGGCGTCTGCGAAAGCCCCGGGGCGTCGCCCGGAACGCGGCTCTAGGGGCGGCGCCCCCATGCGGAGATCATGGGAGAGGTGGACAGGTCGAGGCGGCCGGAGGCGATGTTCGCGAGATGGCGTTCGATCTCCTCGTCCGTCGCGAGTCCGGCCGCTACGAGACCGTCGCGGACGTGGCGAACCGTCGCGGCCTCCAGGATGTTGCAGGCCGGCGACGTGATCGGGAAGTACGCGTCCGCGTTGACGCCGGTCAGCCCTGCCTCCCGGAGCAGGCGGGGAAGCTTCCGGCCGTAGCCGAGGTCGGCGCCGCGGGACGCCAGCAGCGTACGGAAGCCGGACCGCAGCTTGTTGGCCAGCGCCTGTTCGGGCCCGTACTCGTCCAGGCAGATCAGGGGCTGCAACGCCGGATCGGCATCCTCCACCAGCAGCCAACCGCCCGGTCGCAGCGAGTCGGCCATCGTGCGCAGGGCCCGTTCCCTATCGGTCACATGCACCAGCACCAACCGGGCGTGTACGAGGTCGAAGCCGCCGCCCTCGGGCGGCTCGTCCCGGCCGACGTCGTGGCGCAGGACCTCGACGGCGCCTCCGGACGTCTCGGAGGCCCACGAGGTGTCGATGTCCGTCGCCAGCACCCGACCGGTCGGCCCGACCCTGTCGGCCAGCCAGGTCACCACCGAGGGGCCGCCCGCACCTACCTCCCAGCACCGCCACCCCGGAGCGATTCCCAGGTCCTCGATATGCCGGAAGGTGGAGGGATCGAACAGCTCACTGAGCGCATCGAAACGGGTCCCTGCCTCCGGCCGCGCGTTGTCGAGGAGGTAACCGTCGTTCGGAGAAGCCGGTGTGGGAGACGCCATGAGGGCGATTGTCACACGCGGCAGGTGTCATCGCTCTGCGCGGGCGTGACGGAGGACACCGGTGAGAACCGGTGCCCTCCGTCATGCGAGGCTGCTACGGCTGCTGGCTAGCTCAGCGACTTCAACGCCGCCGCGTCGTACGGCGTCAGCTCCTCGAAGCGGTCCCCCAGGACCTTTGCCGCCCACTGCGGGTCCTGGAGCAGGGCGCGGCCGACGGCGACGAGGTCGAACTCGTCGCGCTCCAGGCGGTCGAGGAGGTTGTCGATGCCCTGAACCGGGGCGCCCTCGCCCGCGAAGGCGCGGATGAAGTCGCCGTCGAGGCCGACCGAGCCGACGGTGATGGTGGGCCTGCCGGTGAGCTTCTTGGTCCAGCCCGCCAGGTTCAGGTCCGAGCCGTCGAACTCCGGGAGCCAGTAGCGGCGGGTGGAAGCGTGGAAGGCGTCGACGCCGGCCGCGGCGAGCGGGGTCAGGATCGCCTCCAGCTCCTCGGGGGTCTCGGCGAGCCTCGCGTCATACGCCTCCTGCTTCCACTGCGAGTAGCGGAAGATCACCGGGAATTCGGGCGAGACGGTCGCGCGCACCGCGGCCACGATCTCGGCCGCGAACTTCGTACGGGCCACGGGGTCGCCGCCGTAGGCGTCGGTACGGCGGTTCGTGCCCGCCCACAGGAACTGGTCGAGGAGGTAGCCGTGGGCGCCGTGCAGTTCGACGCCGTCGAAGCCGATGCGCTCGGCGGCCGCGGCGGCCTCGGCGAAGGCTGCGATGACGTCGTCCAGGTCGCGCTGGGTCATCGCCTTGCCGGCGTTCTCGGTGCCGTCGACGCGGATGCCGGAGGGGCCGACGGCGGGGGCATCGGCGTAGGGCGGCTCGCCCTGCTTGCGCACCATGCCGATGTGCCACAGCTGCGGCACGATCGTGCCGCCCGCGGCGTGCACGTCCTCGGCGACCTTCGCCCACCCGGCCAGCTGCTCCTCACCGTGGAAGCGGGGGACGCGGTCGCTCTGCCCGGCGGACTCATGACCGACGTAGGTGCCCTCGGTGACGATCAGGCCGACGCCCGCGGCGGCGCGGCGGGCGTAGTACGACCGCACGTCCTCACCGGGTATGCCGCCCGGGGAGAACATGCGCGTCATCGGCGCCATGGCGATGCGGTTGGGAACGGTCAGGCCGTTCAGCGCGACGGGCCGGGAGAGGATCTCGGCCGCGCGGGAGGCGGCGGAGGATGTCGTGGCGGTCACGGGGGTGCTCCTTGTCAGCATCAGTGGGTAGCGGTGTCGGTACCGGTGCGGGTGTAGGTGTAGGTATCGGTGGAGGTATGTGCGACGTGTAGTGGGCGCTTGGGGTGCACGGGGTGCATGGAGGGGCCAACCATCCGGGCAGGCACGGCATTCCGCCGGTCCGGCGGGCTGCCCGTGATCCCGGACACCCCCGCCGCCTACGGCGCTACGGGGTGCGCCAGCGCCATGTCGAAGCCGTCCGTACCGCGGCCCTCGACGGCCAGCGCCGACGCCACGGGCGGGTAGCCGCTGGCTATGAGCGAGTACTCGCCCGCGGTCAGGTCGGTGAAGGCGTAGGCGCCGTCGGCGTCCGTGATGGTGGTGCACACCACGTTCCCGGCGGCGTCCACCAGCGTCAGCCGGGCATCGGGCAGCCGGCGGCCGCCCTCCCCGGCGCGTACGGTCCCCCGCACGTGCAGACCGGCGGGTTCTGCGGCGCGGGCGAGCCTGACGCCGTACGCGACCGGGGCGGCCGTCGCCGTCACCGTGGCGGCCTGCGGCTGATGGCCGTCGGCGGCCGCGATCAGGATGTACGGGCCGGCAGCCGGGGCGTCCAGCGCATACCGGCCGTCGGGGTGGGAGACCGTGCGCCCCACCTGTCGACCGTCCGGTGAGACGAGCGCGAGGGCGACACCGCCGAGCACCTCGCCGTCGGCATCCCGTACCAGGCCGTGGAAGCCGGGCCCGGCGGGGAGAGCATCGGCCACCGGAGCGTCATCCTGGAGGACGTTGGCCGGAGGAGCATCGGCCTGGACCGCAGGCTCCGCCACCGCATCGGCAACTGCCATTCCCACCACCGGAGTTGACGAGGTCTCCGCGCTTGCGTCGCCCGCCTCGGCGGCCCGCGGGCCGTGCTGTCCGCGCAGGCCGAGCCAGCCGATCACCGCGACCAGTGCGAAGGCGACGGCCCCGATGCCGAAGGTGAGGGTGAACCCGGATTCGGCGGGCAGCGGCGGTACGCCCGCCGGCAGGTGCTCGATGGTCTTGGACGCCAGGATCGTGGTGACCACGGCGCTGCCGATCGCGCTGCCGGTGGAGCGGGAGATCGAGTTGATGCCGTTGGCTATGCCGCTCTGGTGGTGCGGGACGCTCGCCATGATGACGGCGGGCATGGCGGCGTAGCCGAAGCTGACGGCCGCGCCGGTCAGGAGGCCGGCCCCGATGACCGAGGCGGTGTGGGTGTGTTCGAGCGCCAGCCAGCCGAAGCCGGCGGCTCCGAATACGGCGGCCATGGCGAGCACGAACCGGGGGCCACGGTGGCGGACGAGCCGGCCGCCGAGGGGCGAGGCCAGCAGCGAGACGATCGCGCCGGGCAGCAGGAACTCGACGGATGCGCGCAGGATCGAGGCGTCGAAACCGAAGCCGGTGAGGGCCTTGGGTATCTGCACGAGGTAGGAGACGCCGAGGAAGTTCGCGAACATGCCGAAGCCGACGAGGATGCCGGCCAGGTTGGCCATGAGGACCGGGCGGTGGACGAACATCTGCATATCGACGAGGGGCGCGCGGACCTTCAGCTCGACCAGGACCCAGACCGCGATCATGACGACCGCGCCGGCGAAGGCGCCCAGCGTGCGGCCGGAGGCCCAGCCCCACTCATGGCCCTGGGAGATCGGCAGCAGGAGCAGCAGCAGGGCGATGCCGAGGGTCAGTGCGCCGAGGAAGTCGGTGCGTCCGCCGGTCTTGTGCCGGGTCGCCGGGACGAGGAAGACGACGGCGAGCAGGGCCAGCACCGCGAAGCCGGTCGCCATCCAGAAGGCGTTGCGGTAGTCGGCGTGGGCACCGGAGGTGAGCAGGCCGGTGGCGACGAGTGCGAGCCCGCTGCCGAACGCGAGCGTGCCGCTGACCAGGGCCATGGCGCCGGGCAGCTTCTGCGGCCGGACCTCTTCGCGCAGCACGGAAAGGGCCAGCGGGAAGATCGCGGTGGCGGCGCCCTGGAGCACCCGGCCCAGGATCAGCAGCGGCAGTGAGCCCGCGACCGCGGCGATCACGGAGCCCGCGACCATGACGACGAGCACGGCCACCAGGGTGGGCTTCTTGCCGTGCTGATCACCGAAGCGGCCGAGCAGCGGGGTGAAGACGGCGGCGGACAGCAGTGTGGCGGTGGTCACCCAGCTCACGTTGGCGGTCGAGGTGCCGAGGTCGCCCCGGATGAGGCCCAGGATCGGGACGGGCAGGGTCTGCATCATCGACACGACCATGGCGGCCAGGCTCAGGGCGAGGACGATGACCGTCTCGTTCCGTCGCCCGGTGGCGGTGTCGGGGGCGGATGCGGCGTGGCTCATGGCTGGCAGGACCTTCTCAATGCTTCAGATCGTAGATGTTTCAGCACATCAA is a genomic window of Streptomyces gilvosporeus containing:
- a CDS encoding NADH:flavin oxidoreductase, with translation MLTRSTPVTATTSSAASRAAEILSRPVALNGLTVPNRIAMAPMTRMFSPGGIPGEDVRSYYARRAAAGVGLIVTEGTYVGHESAGQSDRVPRFHGEEQLAGWAKVAEDVHAAGGTIVPQLWHIGMVRKQGEPPYADAPAVGPSGIRVDGTENAGKAMTQRDLDDVIAAFAEAAAAAERIGFDGVELHGAHGYLLDQFLWAGTNRRTDAYGGDPVARTKFAAEIVAAVRATVSPEFPVIFRYSQWKQEAYDARLAETPEELEAILTPLAAAGVDAFHASTRRYWLPEFDGSDLNLAGWTKKLTGRPTITVGSVGLDGDFIRAFAGEGAPVQGIDNLLDRLERDEFDLVAVGRALLQDPQWAAKVLGDRFEELTPYDAAALKSLS
- a CDS encoding bifunctional helix-turn-helix transcriptional regulator/GNAT family N-acetyltransferase, with translation METGQGQINQVRQFNRTVTERVGVLHDHYLGLDRPIGEARLLWEIGEQGEDVRRLRERLGLDSGYVSRLLRSLESDGLVTVEPQPRDRRVRTVRLTDAGRAERAVLDGRSDELAGSLLEPLNTAQRARLVAAMAEVDRLLTAGTVTLNVVDPDHPDAQHCLRSYFTELQERFETGFDPAHSLLPDAGELKPPYGLFLLARLHGEPVGCAGLKLPAGAPAEIKRMWVAPDARRLGLGRRFLAELEAQAAGYGRAVLRLDTNKALSAALGLYRSCGFHEVAAFNDEPYAHHWFEKRIGGASSR
- a CDS encoding methyltransferase domain-containing protein; this translates as MASPTPASPNDGYLLDNARPEAGTRFDALSELFDPSTFRHIEDLGIAPGWRCWEVGAGGPSVVTWLADRVGPTGRVLATDIDTSWASETSGGAVEVLRHDVGRDEPPEGGGFDLVHARLVLVHVTDRERALRTMADSLRPGGWLLVEDADPALQPLICLDEYGPEQALANKLRSGFRTLLASRGADLGYGRKLPRLLREAGLTGVNADAYFPITSPACNILEAATVRHVRDGLVAAGLATDEEIERHLANIASGRLDLSTSPMISAWGRRP
- a CDS encoding carboxypeptidase-like regulatory domain-containing protein; translated protein: MAVADAVAEPAVQADAPPANVLQDDAPVADALPAGPGFHGLVRDADGEVLGGVALALVSPDGRQVGRTVSHPDGRYALDAPAAGPYILIAAADGHQPQAATVTATAAPVAYGVRLARAAEPAGLHVRGTVRAGEGGRRLPDARLTLVDAAGNVVCTTITDADGAYAFTDLTAGEYSLIASGYPPVASALAVEGRGTDGFDMALAHPVAP